The Scomber scombrus chromosome 5, fScoSco1.1, whole genome shotgun sequence genome window below encodes:
- the cdon gene encoding cell adhesion molecule-related/down-regulated by oncogenes isoform X2: MDSGLRVLLSTVLCLSQSLLISCSSQYPSFRSEPASLVQSHGSVARLRCSASPPSAAISWRFRGLPLDPDTLPGMELNGGSLTISSLKPIHTGVYHCVARLDHGPAIASRHARVAIAEISEYEDGRRRSLSVQEGSTVLIECPLPHSVPPALPRLRVRGEWIEVSTDDYLVLPSGNLQIISVSAQHQGMYKCGAYNPVTGETVMQTHGTKLSVKHSDTSPPVRIVYPTTPVTVSPQQSQPLTLECIVSGSPAPAATWFKDGKTFTLGPSHQRQHNNLVFVTVTRSDEGSYTCAAETERGTVMSANYTVNVPESVSVVEGLTNQHVSPASSTRFTCVSRGNPSPNITWLFNADPITPSHRFQISGSSLVITEVTPQDGGMYQCLLDNGISSAQSFGMLTVQSDPLVSSTSGVMLDASPSLHPMQSDEGHERFLTEQEGVHHTLNLPVDRSGDRPTPEAPIIISPPQTHKPDMYDLEWRAGRDGGSPINAYFVKYRKVDEMGTVVGSWYTVRVPGSEKTLRLPELESSSLYEVLMVARSSAGEGQPAMLTFRTGKEKSTSSNKNPSKPPVVSMPPKAPEDKTPNTHFGVVIHDRVPEAPDRPTISMATESSVYVTWIPRANGGSPITAFRVEYRRGRSAEWIVAADNISPLKLSVEVRNLEPGSTYKFRVVAMNLYGESPHSIPSKLYQVPQASPRIADRPVVGPHITFNEASSDTQIMLRWTYSPSSNNNTPIQGFYIYYRPTDSDNDSDYKRDVVEGGKNWHLIGHLQPETSYDIKMQCFNDGGESEYSNVMICETRARQSPGSPSQYPITPPGPHPQEPPSPPGGLLYLIVGCVLGVMVLILLAFIAMCLWRNRQQNNMHKYDPPGYLYQPAEMNGHVLEYTTLPGTSRINGSVHGGYGHSGPMLPQGCHHLHHKLPNGLALLNGSSGLFSPGHPHSHDGTLPHSTRDCEHSHPHHHHNGGGMYTALPQTESSDCMSCQNLCNNNRCYNKTNGTYSSGTLPLMHRVASCQQDGLEMVPLGQVSSQCHSPDSHSSDQEADAGYHPDENSESSPSQHSCCLIGNNENCPADNTAEEEPECVDTEGPMVCWESLGLPDLDCDEKPGWISTSSLAGELIQPGPQEV; this comes from the exons ATGGACAGTGGCCTAAGGGTCCTCCTGTCCACTGTGCTGTGTCTCAGCCAGTCCCTGCTTATCAGCTGCTCAT CTCAATATCCCTCTTTCCGCTCTGAGCCTGCCTCCTTGGTTCAGAGTCATGGCTCTGTCGCTCGTCTGCGCTGCTCAGCAAGTCCTCCATCTGCGGCTATTTCCTGGCGCTTCAGAGGTCTTCCCCTGGACCCTGACACCCTGCCCGGCATGGAGCTGAATGGAGGTTCCCTCACCATCTCCTCTCTTAAGCCCATCCACACCGGCGTCTATCATTGTGTGGCACGCTTAGACCACGGGCCGGCTATTGCCAGCCGCCACGCACGTGTGGCCATAGCAG AAATATCAGAATATGAAGATGGCCGACGGCGGTCATTATCAGTGCAGGAAGGCAGCACTGTCCTTATAGAGTGTCCTCTACCGCACAGTGTCCCTCCAGCCCTGCCTCGGCTAAGGGTACGAGGGGAGTGGATAGAAGTTTCAACAG ATGACTACCTAGTTCTTCCATCTGGGAACCTCCAGATTATCTCTGTTTCAGCCCAGCACCAAGGCATGTATAAATGTGGTGCGTACAACCCTGTTACCGGGGAAACCGTGATGCAGACTCATGGTACCAAACTCTCAGTCAAAC ATTCAGACACTTCCCCACCTGTGCGGATAGTTTACCCCACCACCCCTGTGACCGTGTCGCCGCAGCAGTCACAGCCGCTCACATTGGAGTGTATCGTGTCTGGTAGCCCTGCACCAGCAGCTACATGGTTTAAGGATGGCAAGACATTCACACTGGGGCCTTCTCACCAACGACAGCACAACAACCTTGTCTTTGTTACGGTGACGAggagtgatgaaggaagttATACCTGTGCTGCTGAGACTGAGAGAGGGACTGTGATGAGTGCTAACTATACTGTGAATGTTCCTG AATCTGTGTCTGTCGTGGAGGGCCTGACCAACCAGCACGTCTCTCCCGCCTCTTCCACTCGTTTTACCTGCGTATCAAGGGGAAACCCCTCCCCAAACATCACCTGGCTATTCAACGCTGATCCCATCACCCCATCGCACCGATTTCAGATCTCCGGGTCCTCACTTGTTATCACAGAAGTGACACCGCAGGATGGTGGCATGTATCAGTGTCTACTGGACAATGGGATTAGCTCGGCACAGTCATTCGGAATGCTTACAGTGCAATCAG ATCCACTGGTGAGCTCCACCAGCGGTGTGATGCTGGATGCTTCACCATCGCTCCACCCCATGCAGAGCGATGAGGGCCACGAGCGCTTCCTAACCGAGCAGGAAGGCGTCCACCACACACTCAACCTGCCGGTCGACCGCAGTGGTGACCGTCCCACTCCAGAGGCGCCTATCATCATCAGCCCGCCTCAGACTCACAAACCTGATATGTATGACCTGGAGTGGAGGGCGGGGCGTGATGGAGGAAGTCCAATCAATGCCTATTTTGTAAAGTACCGTAAG gtcgATGAAATGGGAACAGTGGTGGGGAGCTGGTACACAGTTCGTGTTCCTGGCAGTGAGAAGACCCTGCGGCTGCCAGAGCTGGAGTCCTCCAGTCTCTATGAAGTGCTGATGGTGGCTCGGAGTTCAGCAGGCGAGGGCCAGCCAGCAATGCTCACTTTTCGCACTGGCAAAG AGAAGAGCACCTCCTCCAACAAGAATCCCTCAAAGCCTCCCGTCGTCTCAATGCCCCCCAAAGCTCCGGAGGACAAAACCCCCAACACACACTTTGGAGTCGTCATACATGACAGAG TACCCGAGGCTCCTGATCGCCCCAccatctccatggcaacagaaaGTTCGGTTTATGTTACTTGGATCCCAAGAGCCAACGGCGGCTCTCCGATCACGGCCTTCCGTGTCGAGTACCGGCGAGGCCGCAGTGCAGAGTGGATAGTGGCTGCGGATAATATCTCACCACTCAAGCTGTCTGTGGAAGTTCGCAATCTGGAGCCTG GCTCCACCTACAAGTTTCGCGTCGTAGCCATGAACCTGTACGGTGAGAGTCCTCACAGCATTCCTTCGAAGCTATACCAGGTTCCACAAGCCAGCCCTCGTATCGCGGACCGCCCCGTGGTCGGACCTCACATTACATTCAACGAGGCCTCCAGCGACACGCAGATCATGCTGCGCTGGACT TATAGTCCCTCAAGTAACAACAACACTCCCATCCAAGGCTTCTACATTTACTACCGGCCCACAGACAGCGACAATGACAGCGATTACAAAAGGGATGTGGTGGAAG gTGGAAAAAACTGGCACCTTATTGGACATCTCCAGCCCGAGACCTCCTACGACATCAAGATGCAGTGCTTTAATGATGGAGGAGAGAGCGAATACAGCAACGTCATGATCTGTGAGACCAGAg CACGTCAATCCCCAGGGTCGCCTAGCCAGTACCCCATCACTCCACCTGGCCCCCACCCACAGGAGCCCCCCAGCCCTCCTGGAGGACTGCTGTACCTGATTGTGGGCTGTGTTTTGGGAGTGATGGTGCTCATCCTGCTGGCATTTATTGCCATGTGTCTGTGGAGGAATCGGCAGCAGAACAATATGCACA AGTACGACCCTCCGGGCTACCTGTACCAGCCAGCAGAGATGAACGGCCATGTTCTCGAGTACACCACACTGCCTGGCACCAGCCGCATCAATGGTAGCGTCCACGGAGGCTACGGGCACAGTGGTCCCATGTTACCCCAGGGGtgccaccacctccaccacaaGCTCCCCAACGGCTTGGCGCTGCTCAATGGCTCCAGCGGCCTGTTTTCACCTGGCCACCCACACAGCCACGATGGCACCCTGCCTCACAGCACCAGGGACTGCGAGCactcccacccccaccaccaccataaC GGTGGAGGCATGTACACAGCTCTTCCTCAAACAGAGTCGTCTGACTGTATGAGCTGTCAGAACCTCTGCAACAATAACAG ATGTTACAACAAGACCAATGGCACTTACTCCAGCGGCACTCTGCCTCTAATGCATCGTGTGGCGTCCTGCCAGCAGGACGGACTGGAGATGGTGCCTCTGGGCCAGGTTTCGTCTCAGTGCCACAGCCCCGACAGCCACTCTAGTGACCAGGAGGCCGACGCAGGGTACCACCCAGACGAGAACAGCGAGTCTTCGCCCTCACAGCATTCTTGCTGTCTGATTGGGAACAATGAAAACTGTCCAGCAGACAACACTG CTGAGGAGGAGCCGGAGTGCGTGGACACGGAGGGGCCTATGGTGTGCTGGGAGAGTCTTGGCCTGCCAGACTTGGACTGTGACGAAAAGCCTGGGTGGATCTCCACCAGCAGCCTGGCAGGAGAGCTGATCCAGCCCGGCCCCCAGGAGGTCTGA
- the cdon gene encoding cell adhesion molecule-related/down-regulated by oncogenes isoform X1: MDSGLRVLLSTVLCLSQSLLISCSSQYPSFRSEPASLVQSHGSVARLRCSASPPSAAISWRFRGLPLDPDTLPGMELNGGSLTISSLKPIHTGVYHCVARLDHGPAIASRHARVAIAEISEYEDGRRRSLSVQEGSTVLIECPLPHSVPPALPRLRVRGEWIEVSTDDYLVLPSGNLQIISVSAQHQGMYKCGAYNPVTGETVMQTHGTKLSVKHSDTSPPVRIVYPTTPVTVSPQQSQPLTLECIVSGSPAPAATWFKDGKTFTLGPSHQRQHNNLVFVTVTRSDEGSYTCAAETERGTVMSANYTVNVPESVSVVEGLTNQHVSPASSTRFTCVSRGNPSPNITWLFNADPITPSHRFQISGSSLVITEVTPQDGGMYQCLLDNGISSAQSFGMLTVQSDPLVSSTSGVMLDASPSLHPMQSDEGHERFLTEQEGVHHTLNLPVDRSGDRPTPEAPIIISPPQTHKPDMYDLEWRAGRDGGSPINAYFVKYRKVDEMGTVVGSWYTVRVPGSEKTLRLPELESSSLYEVLMVARSSAGEGQPAMLTFRTGKEKSTSSNKNPSKPPVVSMPPKAPEDKTPNTHFGVVIHDRGNRVPEAPDRPTISMATESSVYVTWIPRANGGSPITAFRVEYRRGRSAEWIVAADNISPLKLSVEVRNLEPGSTYKFRVVAMNLYGESPHSIPSKLYQVPQASPRIADRPVVGPHITFNEASSDTQIMLRWTYSPSSNNNTPIQGFYIYYRPTDSDNDSDYKRDVVEGGKNWHLIGHLQPETSYDIKMQCFNDGGESEYSNVMICETRARQSPGSPSQYPITPPGPHPQEPPSPPGGLLYLIVGCVLGVMVLILLAFIAMCLWRNRQQNNMHKYDPPGYLYQPAEMNGHVLEYTTLPGTSRINGSVHGGYGHSGPMLPQGCHHLHHKLPNGLALLNGSSGLFSPGHPHSHDGTLPHSTRDCEHSHPHHHHNGGGMYTALPQTESSDCMSCQNLCNNNRCYNKTNGTYSSGTLPLMHRVASCQQDGLEMVPLGQVSSQCHSPDSHSSDQEADAGYHPDENSESSPSQHSCCLIGNNENCPADNTAEEEPECVDTEGPMVCWESLGLPDLDCDEKPGWISTSSLAGELIQPGPQEV, encoded by the exons ATGGACAGTGGCCTAAGGGTCCTCCTGTCCACTGTGCTGTGTCTCAGCCAGTCCCTGCTTATCAGCTGCTCAT CTCAATATCCCTCTTTCCGCTCTGAGCCTGCCTCCTTGGTTCAGAGTCATGGCTCTGTCGCTCGTCTGCGCTGCTCAGCAAGTCCTCCATCTGCGGCTATTTCCTGGCGCTTCAGAGGTCTTCCCCTGGACCCTGACACCCTGCCCGGCATGGAGCTGAATGGAGGTTCCCTCACCATCTCCTCTCTTAAGCCCATCCACACCGGCGTCTATCATTGTGTGGCACGCTTAGACCACGGGCCGGCTATTGCCAGCCGCCACGCACGTGTGGCCATAGCAG AAATATCAGAATATGAAGATGGCCGACGGCGGTCATTATCAGTGCAGGAAGGCAGCACTGTCCTTATAGAGTGTCCTCTACCGCACAGTGTCCCTCCAGCCCTGCCTCGGCTAAGGGTACGAGGGGAGTGGATAGAAGTTTCAACAG ATGACTACCTAGTTCTTCCATCTGGGAACCTCCAGATTATCTCTGTTTCAGCCCAGCACCAAGGCATGTATAAATGTGGTGCGTACAACCCTGTTACCGGGGAAACCGTGATGCAGACTCATGGTACCAAACTCTCAGTCAAAC ATTCAGACACTTCCCCACCTGTGCGGATAGTTTACCCCACCACCCCTGTGACCGTGTCGCCGCAGCAGTCACAGCCGCTCACATTGGAGTGTATCGTGTCTGGTAGCCCTGCACCAGCAGCTACATGGTTTAAGGATGGCAAGACATTCACACTGGGGCCTTCTCACCAACGACAGCACAACAACCTTGTCTTTGTTACGGTGACGAggagtgatgaaggaagttATACCTGTGCTGCTGAGACTGAGAGAGGGACTGTGATGAGTGCTAACTATACTGTGAATGTTCCTG AATCTGTGTCTGTCGTGGAGGGCCTGACCAACCAGCACGTCTCTCCCGCCTCTTCCACTCGTTTTACCTGCGTATCAAGGGGAAACCCCTCCCCAAACATCACCTGGCTATTCAACGCTGATCCCATCACCCCATCGCACCGATTTCAGATCTCCGGGTCCTCACTTGTTATCACAGAAGTGACACCGCAGGATGGTGGCATGTATCAGTGTCTACTGGACAATGGGATTAGCTCGGCACAGTCATTCGGAATGCTTACAGTGCAATCAG ATCCACTGGTGAGCTCCACCAGCGGTGTGATGCTGGATGCTTCACCATCGCTCCACCCCATGCAGAGCGATGAGGGCCACGAGCGCTTCCTAACCGAGCAGGAAGGCGTCCACCACACACTCAACCTGCCGGTCGACCGCAGTGGTGACCGTCCCACTCCAGAGGCGCCTATCATCATCAGCCCGCCTCAGACTCACAAACCTGATATGTATGACCTGGAGTGGAGGGCGGGGCGTGATGGAGGAAGTCCAATCAATGCCTATTTTGTAAAGTACCGTAAG gtcgATGAAATGGGAACAGTGGTGGGGAGCTGGTACACAGTTCGTGTTCCTGGCAGTGAGAAGACCCTGCGGCTGCCAGAGCTGGAGTCCTCCAGTCTCTATGAAGTGCTGATGGTGGCTCGGAGTTCAGCAGGCGAGGGCCAGCCAGCAATGCTCACTTTTCGCACTGGCAAAG AGAAGAGCACCTCCTCCAACAAGAATCCCTCAAAGCCTCCCGTCGTCTCAATGCCCCCCAAAGCTCCGGAGGACAAAACCCCCAACACACACTTTGGAGTCGTCATACATGACAGAGGTAACAGAG TACCCGAGGCTCCTGATCGCCCCAccatctccatggcaacagaaaGTTCGGTTTATGTTACTTGGATCCCAAGAGCCAACGGCGGCTCTCCGATCACGGCCTTCCGTGTCGAGTACCGGCGAGGCCGCAGTGCAGAGTGGATAGTGGCTGCGGATAATATCTCACCACTCAAGCTGTCTGTGGAAGTTCGCAATCTGGAGCCTG GCTCCACCTACAAGTTTCGCGTCGTAGCCATGAACCTGTACGGTGAGAGTCCTCACAGCATTCCTTCGAAGCTATACCAGGTTCCACAAGCCAGCCCTCGTATCGCGGACCGCCCCGTGGTCGGACCTCACATTACATTCAACGAGGCCTCCAGCGACACGCAGATCATGCTGCGCTGGACT TATAGTCCCTCAAGTAACAACAACACTCCCATCCAAGGCTTCTACATTTACTACCGGCCCACAGACAGCGACAATGACAGCGATTACAAAAGGGATGTGGTGGAAG gTGGAAAAAACTGGCACCTTATTGGACATCTCCAGCCCGAGACCTCCTACGACATCAAGATGCAGTGCTTTAATGATGGAGGAGAGAGCGAATACAGCAACGTCATGATCTGTGAGACCAGAg CACGTCAATCCCCAGGGTCGCCTAGCCAGTACCCCATCACTCCACCTGGCCCCCACCCACAGGAGCCCCCCAGCCCTCCTGGAGGACTGCTGTACCTGATTGTGGGCTGTGTTTTGGGAGTGATGGTGCTCATCCTGCTGGCATTTATTGCCATGTGTCTGTGGAGGAATCGGCAGCAGAACAATATGCACA AGTACGACCCTCCGGGCTACCTGTACCAGCCAGCAGAGATGAACGGCCATGTTCTCGAGTACACCACACTGCCTGGCACCAGCCGCATCAATGGTAGCGTCCACGGAGGCTACGGGCACAGTGGTCCCATGTTACCCCAGGGGtgccaccacctccaccacaaGCTCCCCAACGGCTTGGCGCTGCTCAATGGCTCCAGCGGCCTGTTTTCACCTGGCCACCCACACAGCCACGATGGCACCCTGCCTCACAGCACCAGGGACTGCGAGCactcccacccccaccaccaccataaC GGTGGAGGCATGTACACAGCTCTTCCTCAAACAGAGTCGTCTGACTGTATGAGCTGTCAGAACCTCTGCAACAATAACAG ATGTTACAACAAGACCAATGGCACTTACTCCAGCGGCACTCTGCCTCTAATGCATCGTGTGGCGTCCTGCCAGCAGGACGGACTGGAGATGGTGCCTCTGGGCCAGGTTTCGTCTCAGTGCCACAGCCCCGACAGCCACTCTAGTGACCAGGAGGCCGACGCAGGGTACCACCCAGACGAGAACAGCGAGTCTTCGCCCTCACAGCATTCTTGCTGTCTGATTGGGAACAATGAAAACTGTCCAGCAGACAACACTG CTGAGGAGGAGCCGGAGTGCGTGGACACGGAGGGGCCTATGGTGTGCTGGGAGAGTCTTGGCCTGCCAGACTTGGACTGTGACGAAAAGCCTGGGTGGATCTCCACCAGCAGCCTGGCAGGAGAGCTGATCCAGCCCGGCCCCCAGGAGGTCTGA